The following are encoded in a window of Deltaproteobacteria bacterium PRO3 genomic DNA:
- a CDS encoding prephenate dehydrogenase, protein MRGKWESKTVAKLYNNIAILGLGLIGGSIALDLKKRRLARRVVGYNRSAPSRRAALKRRACDAVTGDPVAAVRDADLVVLATPVRHIPELLRKIAPGLKKGAVVTDVGSTKENIVRRAKKLLPKGVVFVGGHPIAGTEKTGMASALEGLFEGRWWVFTPDSAASQKAAKRLSRLAKALGAKPLAISPKEHDEILAAISHLPHMLAYALVHAAMGLQGGKALKLSGSSFRDVTRIAASSAQMWTDIGLDNHREILRMIDRHEQFLKQLKGLLAKRDAKGLEKFFESAARVRRKL, encoded by the coding sequence ATCCGCGGGAAGTGGGAAAGTAAGACAGTGGCGAAGCTCTACAACAACATCGCCATCCTCGGCCTCGGCCTCATCGGCGGCTCCATCGCCCTCGACCTCAAGAAACGCCGCCTCGCCCGGCGCGTCGTCGGCTACAACCGCTCGGCGCCCTCCCGGCGCGCGGCGCTCAAGCGCAGGGCCTGCGACGCCGTGACCGGCGACCCGGTCGCGGCAGTGCGCGACGCCGACCTGGTCGTCCTGGCGACGCCCGTGCGCCACATCCCCGAGCTGCTGCGCAAGATCGCCCCCGGCCTGAAAAAGGGCGCCGTCGTCACCGACGTCGGCAGCACCAAGGAGAACATCGTCCGCCGGGCCAAGAAGCTTTTGCCGAAGGGCGTGGTCTTCGTCGGCGGCCACCCCATCGCCGGCACCGAGAAGACCGGCATGGCCTCCGCCCTCGAGGGCCTCTTCGAGGGGCGTTGGTGGGTCTTCACGCCCGATTCCGCGGCGAGCCAAAAGGCCGCCAAGCGCCTCAGCCGGCTGGCCAAGGCCCTGGGCGCCAAACCCCTCGCGATCTCGCCCAAAGAGCACGACGAGATCCTCGCCGCGATCAGCCACCTCCCGCACATGCTCGCCTACGCCCTGGTGCACGCGGCGATGGGCCTGCAAGGGGGCAAGGCCCTGAAGCTCTCCGGCAGCAGCTTCCGCGACGTCACCCGCATCGCGGCCAGCTCGGCGCAGATGTGGACCGACATCGGCCTCGACAATCACCGCGAGATCCTGCGCATGATCGACCGCCACGAGCAGTTCCTCAAGCAGCTGAAGGGCCTGCTGGCCAAGCGGGACGCTAAGGGGCTGGAGAAATTCTTCGAGTCGGCCGCGAGGGTGCGGAGGAAGCTGTGA
- the pheA gene encoding prephenate dehydratase, whose protein sequence is MGQSEDLKKHRDRIDALDAKLLDLLSKRGKEVQAIGRIKQKQGSAFHIPEREALVFQRLRRLNRGPYDNRAVEGIFREILSASLALEAPLQVAYLGPEGTYTHLAAIRKFGIATQFVPQTTPRQVFEQVVNSRVDYGIVPIENSTEGVVSHTLDLFMEFTLTICGEIQMEINHNLLSKAKDLRAIKKVYAHPQGLAQCRNWLEEHLPGAKLLPTDSNSKGAVLAAKEKGAAAIASDYAAKLYGLNVLRRHIEDYPNNFTRFLVIGKRATSPTGQDKTSIMFSTRDEPGVLFRLLKPLADHRINLTKIESRPLKKRAWEYVFFIDLDGHQESPEIREVLAQMEKECSFFQILGSYPREVGK, encoded by the coding sequence ATGGGCCAGTCCGAAGACCTCAAAAAACACCGCGACCGCATCGACGCCCTCGACGCCAAGCTTCTCGACCTGCTCTCGAAACGGGGCAAAGAGGTGCAGGCCATCGGGCGCATCAAGCAAAAGCAGGGCAGCGCCTTCCACATCCCCGAGCGCGAGGCCCTGGTCTTCCAGCGGCTGCGGCGGCTCAACCGAGGTCCCTACGACAACCGGGCGGTGGAGGGGATCTTTCGCGAGATCCTCAGCGCCTCGCTGGCCCTCGAAGCACCGCTCCAGGTGGCCTATCTCGGGCCCGAAGGAACCTACACGCACCTGGCCGCCATTAGGAAGTTCGGGATCGCGACGCAGTTCGTTCCGCAGACCACGCCGCGACAGGTCTTCGAGCAGGTCGTCAACTCGCGCGTCGACTACGGCATCGTCCCCATCGAAAACTCCACCGAGGGCGTCGTCTCGCACACGCTCGACCTCTTCATGGAGTTCACGCTCACGATCTGCGGCGAAATCCAAATGGAGATCAACCACAACCTCCTCTCCAAGGCGAAGGACCTGCGCGCCATCAAGAAAGTCTACGCCCATCCGCAGGGCCTGGCCCAATGCCGCAATTGGCTGGAAGAGCACCTGCCGGGGGCCAAGCTCCTGCCGACCGACTCCAACTCGAAGGGCGCCGTGCTCGCGGCCAAAGAGAAGGGCGCCGCCGCCATCGCCAGCGACTACGCCGCCAAGCTCTACGGCCTGAACGTCCTGCGCCGGCACATCGAGGACTATCCGAACAACTTCACCCGGTTTTTGGTCATCGGCAAGCGGGCCACCTCGCCGACGGGGCAGGACAAGACCTCGATCATGTTCTCGACCCGCGACGAGCCGGGCGTCCTGTTCCGGCTGCTGAAGCCCTTGGCCGACCACCGCATCAACCTGACCAAGATCGAATCCCGGCCGCTGAAAAAGCGGGCCTGGGAGTACGTCTTTTTCATCGACTTGGACGGCCACCAGGAGAGTCCCGAGATCAGGGAAGTGCTGGCGCAGATGGAGAAGGAGTGCAGTTTCTTCCAAATATTGGGTTCGTATCCGCGGGAAGTGGGAAAGTAA
- a CDS encoding long-chain fatty aldehyde decarbonylase, which produces MNAQAQQDWQSFLDEVTATESKHYLWLRSLSYLEYIGYRKMVKALGYDNVNKGVYHHLTDEIQHSYMLRELAEKNFGRQKGESFSQEYQDIAEDYFQKIDGEIDAWVQRANGAENPLYCYLLTSFIVEKRAMSVYPHYYNRLSEAPSKIIIQKIIKDESEHLSYLEGKMPLVPGFSEGEADALLAFESECFSEYLRRMQACFHRAYAA; this is translated from the coding sequence ATGAACGCCCAAGCACAACAAGACTGGCAGTCCTTCCTCGACGAGGTCACGGCGACCGAATCCAAGCATTACCTGTGGTTACGCTCGCTTTCCTACCTCGAGTACATCGGCTACCGCAAAATGGTGAAGGCCCTGGGTTACGACAACGTCAACAAAGGCGTCTACCACCACCTCACCGACGAGATCCAACACAGCTACATGCTGAGGGAATTGGCCGAAAAAAATTTCGGCCGCCAGAAGGGGGAGAGTTTTTCCCAAGAATACCAAGACATCGCGGAGGACTATTTCCAAAAGATCGACGGCGAGATCGACGCCTGGGTGCAAAGGGCCAACGGCGCCGAGAACCCGCTTTACTGCTACCTCCTGACCAGCTTCATCGTCGAAAAGCGGGCGATGAGCGTCTACCCCCATTATTACAACCGGCTCTCCGAGGCCCCCTCGAAGATCATCATTCAAAAGATCATCAAGGACGAGAGCGAGCACCTAAGCTACCTCGAGGGCAAGATGCCGCTCGTCCCCGGCTTCAGCGAGGGCGAAGCCGACGCCTTGCTCGCCTTCGAGTCCGAATGTTTTTCCGAATACCTGCGGCGCATGCAGGCCTGCTTCCACCGGGCCTACGCGGCCTGA
- a CDS encoding adenosylcobalamin-dependent ribonucleoside-diphosphate reductase — translation MKSLSPTALRILEARYLRRDSLNRVVESPKDLFRRVAHAVAQAEAAFSSLDEVDYYENEYYQMMSHLEFLPNSPTLMNAGKEKGQLAACFVLPVPDSIEGITKAVQQMTLLHKTGAGTGFSFSSIRPKNDPVSSTGGLASGPVSFLKLFDNATEVAKLGRQRRGANMGVLRVDHPDVMDFIRAKEEGGLENFNLSVAVTSHFMRCLKKGTTYPLVNPRNGKIVRFVPAREIFEALCKAAAATGDPGLLFLDEINRHNPTPQLGALEATNPCGEQPLLPYESCNLGSINLAALVNQGEFDEERFEILIDLAVRFLDNVIDVNHYPLPEIQKLTLGNRKIGLGVMGFADMLMKLDIPYDSAKARSFATTTMKLFLKRCRQASMSLAKQRGAFPNYKGSALEKLRMPPIRNATLTTIAPSGTLSLIANTTGGIEPAFALCYYRKFLEGEEALEILPTFLARMKAEGLNDRELFTKIAETGSVQGLAGVPKKLQELFKTAMDLKPLDHVKMQAVFQKYTDNAVSKTVNLPEDATWEEVYQVYMSAYEQKCKGITVYRYGSHGDQVLSLGKAPKKKKTRAVLAGEAEACDYCITYL, via the coding sequence ATGAAGTCCCTTTCGCCCACCGCGTTAAGGATTTTGGAGGCGCGCTATTTGCGGAGGGACAGCCTCAACCGCGTCGTCGAAAGCCCCAAAGACCTGTTTCGCCGCGTCGCCCACGCCGTCGCCCAGGCCGAGGCCGCCTTCAGCTCGCTGGACGAGGTCGATTACTACGAAAACGAATACTACCAGATGATGTCCCATCTGGAGTTCCTCCCCAATTCCCCGACCCTGATGAATGCCGGCAAGGAAAAGGGCCAGCTGGCCGCTTGCTTCGTCCTGCCTGTGCCCGACAGCATCGAGGGCATCACCAAGGCGGTCCAGCAGATGACGCTGCTGCACAAGACGGGGGCCGGCACCGGCTTCAGCTTCTCCTCGATCCGGCCCAAAAACGACCCCGTCAGCTCCACCGGGGGCCTGGCCAGCGGGCCGGTCTCCTTCCTCAAGCTCTTCGACAACGCGACCGAGGTCGCCAAGCTGGGCCGCCAGCGAAGAGGCGCCAACATGGGCGTGCTGCGCGTCGACCACCCCGACGTGATGGACTTCATTCGCGCCAAGGAAGAGGGAGGCCTGGAGAACTTCAACCTCTCCGTCGCCGTCACCAGCCACTTCATGCGCTGCCTTAAAAAAGGGACAACTTATCCCCTGGTGAATCCCCGCAACGGCAAGATCGTCCGCTTCGTGCCGGCGCGGGAGATCTTCGAGGCGCTCTGCAAAGCCGCGGCCGCGACCGGCGACCCGGGCCTGTTGTTTCTGGACGAAATCAACCGCCACAATCCGACTCCCCAACTGGGTGCCCTGGAGGCGACCAATCCCTGCGGCGAGCAGCCGCTCCTGCCCTACGAAAGCTGCAATCTGGGCTCGATCAATTTGGCCGCCTTGGTGAACCAGGGCGAATTCGACGAGGAGCGCTTCGAAATCCTGATCGATTTGGCGGTGCGCTTCCTCGACAACGTGATCGACGTCAACCACTACCCCTTACCCGAGATCCAAAAGCTCACCCTGGGCAACCGCAAGATCGGCCTGGGCGTGATGGGCTTCGCCGACATGCTGATGAAGCTTGACATCCCCTACGACTCGGCCAAGGCGCGCAGCTTCGCGACGACCACGATGAAGCTGTTTCTCAAGCGCTGCCGCCAGGCCTCGATGTCGCTGGCCAAGCAGCGGGGGGCCTTCCCCAACTACAAGGGCTCGGCCCTGGAGAAGCTGCGGATGCCGCCGATACGCAACGCCACCCTGACTACGATCGCGCCCAGCGGCACCTTGAGCCTCATTGCCAACACCACCGGCGGCATCGAGCCGGCCTTCGCCCTCTGCTACTATCGTAAATTTTTGGAAGGGGAGGAGGCGCTCGAGATCCTCCCGACCTTTCTCGCCCGAATGAAGGCCGAGGGATTGAACGACCGCGAGCTCTTCACGAAGATCGCGGAGACGGGGAGCGTGCAGGGCCTGGCGGGGGTGCCGAAGAAATTGCAAGAGCTCTTCAAGACGGCGATGGATCTCAAGCCGCTCGATCACGTGAAGATGCAGGCGGTCTTCCAGAAATACACCGACAACGCGGTCAGCAAGACGGTAAATCTGCCGGAAGACGCGACCTGGGAGGAGGTCTACCAGGTCTACATGTCGGCCTACGAGCAGAAGTGCAAGGGGATCACGGTCTACCGCTACGGCAGCCACGGCGACCAAGTCCTGAGCCTTGGGAAGGCGCCAAAGAAAAAGAAGACCCGCGCGGTGCTGGCGGGAGAGGCCGAGGCCTGCGATTACTGCATCACCTACCTGTAG
- a CDS encoding NAD(P)/FAD-dependent oxidoreductase produces MHWDAVIIGAGAAGLMCAVEAGKRGRRVLVLEHADRVGKKILISGGGRCNFTNRKVGPENFLSANPHFCRSALARYRPEDFMDLVQSHGIPYYEKTLGQLFCRGSSKEIVAMLLKECAAAKVKIHLKSRIFSIENNGHFRLDTDQGLLEAGALVVATGGLSYAQLGASPFGYEIARRFGHGLIECRPGLVPLTLPPALSERWRELSGVSAEVRVSCGRASFREALLFTHRGLSGPAILQASSYWEAGEPLRIDLLPDLEVRDYLLQKKRAGERSELKNLLAALLPKRFVERWCELHFPSRPLPQYSDRELGELGALLKNWELVPEGTEGYAKAEVTRGGVDTAGLSSKTLQSQKVPGLYFIGEVVDVTGWLGGYNFQWAWASGFAAGQAL; encoded by the coding sequence ATGCATTGGGATGCCGTCATCATCGGGGCCGGAGCCGCGGGGCTGATGTGCGCCGTCGAGGCCGGGAAACGGGGCCGCCGGGTCCTCGTCCTGGAACACGCGGACCGGGTCGGCAAGAAGATCCTCATCTCCGGCGGCGGGCGCTGCAACTTCACCAACCGCAAGGTCGGCCCCGAGAACTTCCTCTCGGCCAATCCCCATTTCTGCCGCTCCGCCCTCGCCCGCTATCGCCCCGAGGACTTCATGGACCTCGTGCAAAGCCACGGCATCCCCTACTACGAAAAGACCCTGGGCCAGCTCTTCTGCCGCGGCTCCTCGAAAGAAATCGTGGCCATGTTGCTGAAGGAATGCGCGGCCGCCAAGGTCAAGATACACTTGAAGAGCCGTATATTTTCCATCGAGAATAACGGGCATTTTCGTTTGGACACCGACCAGGGTCTCCTGGAGGCCGGCGCCCTCGTCGTGGCCACGGGCGGCCTGTCCTACGCCCAGCTCGGGGCCTCGCCCTTCGGCTACGAGATCGCCCGCCGCTTCGGCCACGGCCTGATTGAGTGCCGGCCGGGCCTGGTCCCCCTCACCCTGCCCCCCGCGCTGAGCGAGCGCTGGCGCGAGCTGTCGGGCGTCTCCGCCGAAGTGCGGGTGTCCTGCGGCAGGGCGAGCTTCCGCGAGGCCCTGCTCTTCACCCACCGGGGCCTGAGCGGGCCGGCCATTCTGCAGGCCTCTTCCTACTGGGAGGCCGGAGAGCCGCTTCGCATCGACCTGCTGCCGGATCTGGAGGTCCGGGATTACCTCCTGCAGAAAAAAAGGGCCGGCGAGCGCTCCGAGCTGAAAAACCTCCTCGCCGCCCTCCTGCCCAAGCGCTTCGTCGAGCGCTGGTGCGAGCTGCACTTCCCCTCCCGTCCCCTCCCCCAATACTCCGACCGGGAGCTCGGCGAGCTGGGCGCCTTGTTGAAAAATTGGGAGCTCGTGCCGGAGGGAACCGAGGGTTACGCCAAGGCCGAGGTCACCCGCGGCGGCGTCGACACCGCCGGGCTTTCTTCCAAGACCCTGCAGTCGCAAAAAGTCCCCGGGCTTTATTTCATCGGCGAGGTCGTGGACGTGACGGGTTGGCTGGGCGGCTATAACTTTCAATGGGCCTGGGCCTCGGGCTTCGCGGCGGGTCAGGCGCTTTGA
- a CDS encoding GIY-YIG nuclease family protein yields the protein MNQAGWFVYILKCADGSLYTGIAKDLAKRLERHLEGKASRYTRARLPVTLVYQEPQPDRSAASIREAAIKRLSRPDKEALIQSA from the coding sequence ATGAATCAAGCCGGGTGGTTTGTCTACATCCTGAAATGCGCCGACGGCAGCCTCTACACCGGCATCGCCAAAGACCTCGCGAAGCGCCTCGAACGGCACCTGGAGGGCAAGGCCTCGCGCTACACCCGCGCCCGTCTGCCCGTCACCCTGGTGTATCAGGAGCCGCAGCCCGACCGCTCCGCGGCCTCGATCCGGGAGGCGGCCATCAAGCGGCTCTCGCGCCCGGATAAAGAGGCCCTCATTCAAAGCGCCTGA
- a CDS encoding DUF1232 domain-containing protein: MIRPMEVPSIKNLQQRALRLVQDPEQLDKLVQEADAKAQAQQSRLGAFWDELKTLLRLLRAYGTGRYRDVPWKSLLAAAGAVLYFLNPFDLIADFIYAFGFVDDAVVVGLVLSSIRRDLQRFTAWEQSQEIRTSDG, encoded by the coding sequence ATGATCCGCCCTATGGAAGTTCCCTCGATCAAAAATCTGCAGCAGCGCGCCCTGCGCCTGGTCCAAGACCCCGAACAGCTCGACAAGCTGGTTCAGGAGGCCGACGCCAAGGCCCAGGCCCAGCAGTCGCGGCTGGGTGCCTTTTGGGACGAATTGAAAACTTTGCTCCGCCTCCTGCGCGCCTACGGGACCGGCCGCTACCGCGACGTCCCCTGGAAGTCGCTCCTGGCCGCGGCGGGGGCCGTGTTGTACTTCCTCAATCCCTTCGATCTTATCGCCGATTTCATCTACGCCTTCGGCTTTGTCGACGACGCCGTGGTGGTCGGCCTGGTATTGTCCTCGATCCGCCGCGACCTTCAACGCTTCACGGCCTGGGAACAGAGCCAAGAAATTCGAACAAGCGACGGTTGA